A single Natrinema pellirubrum DSM 15624 DNA region contains:
- a CDS encoding ABC transporter permease, with amino-acid sequence MSMSTSFEPNETTDESRPLRKRVADNPDPARFWLLGTAVLVALEFGRFMGWAYQLVGAVKYVIGLVGLLPSWIGDSVGEATVPIVSYFVSDAITLLLLFGLSVLVTRFTSWSATDRFDVGLSDRIVRFLERAVLTAVLATIAVLLAFTPVGGLVDGAIDGVFNTLSSLPTLTSREVISNQGHRTPGGGWDGTFLGLSPAVAWGIRTLLVYGYALAVIVWTWKGYTIFREHYRQADWTPRDDTLGRFRSHYWGQFGLIVVLMFIVTALWAPAISPTTADQNIASPYEYEVEYLTDDGEVATTTPGQANLNSQSNGQNTIGPMSYDDYDRWAPLGTTSSGQNLLTHIAYGAQTSLVIGLLAIGLGGLIAVTMSMLTAYYKGLVDVLTVIASDTIISIPAFLLVMMLSVIFNQGNHPIAEPLNGGVLLGLIFAFVYWPGMWRTIRGPSLQVAEEEWVDAARSYGQSPVNTMRKHMAPYIAGYIMIYGSLLLGGIIISTAALSFLGLGIEGSTPEWGRLVSDGRSFVGTSSWHVATIPGLMIVLVVTAFNALGDGLRDAIDPEADTGGTDDTGTAAAGGGG; translated from the coding sequence ATGAGTATGAGTACATCCTTCGAACCGAACGAGACGACAGACGAATCGAGGCCCCTCCGTAAACGCGTCGCCGACAATCCCGACCCGGCGCGGTTCTGGTTGCTTGGCACCGCTGTATTGGTCGCCCTCGAGTTCGGCCGATTCATGGGCTGGGCCTACCAGCTCGTGGGGGCAGTCAAGTACGTCATCGGCCTGGTGGGGCTGCTGCCAAGTTGGATCGGCGACTCGGTCGGCGAGGCGACCGTTCCGATAGTTAGCTACTTCGTCAGCGACGCGATCACGCTGCTCTTGCTGTTCGGACTCTCCGTTCTCGTCACCAGGTTCACGTCCTGGTCCGCCACGGACCGGTTCGATGTCGGTCTGAGCGATCGCATCGTCCGCTTCCTCGAGCGGGCCGTCCTGACCGCCGTCCTGGCCACGATCGCGGTTTTGCTCGCGTTCACGCCGGTCGGCGGACTCGTCGACGGCGCGATCGACGGCGTGTTCAACACCCTGTCGTCGCTTCCGACGCTCACGAGCCGCGAAGTCATCTCCAATCAGGGCCACAGAACGCCCGGCGGTGGCTGGGACGGAACGTTCCTCGGTCTCTCACCGGCAGTGGCGTGGGGGATTCGTACGTTGCTCGTCTACGGCTACGCGCTTGCCGTGATCGTCTGGACCTGGAAAGGGTATACGATCTTTCGGGAACACTACCGGCAGGCGGACTGGACGCCGCGTGACGACACGCTCGGTCGATTCCGATCCCACTACTGGGGACAGTTCGGCCTGATCGTCGTACTCATGTTCATTGTCACGGCGTTGTGGGCACCGGCCATCAGTCCCACCACGGCAGACCAGAACATCGCCTCTCCCTACGAGTACGAGGTCGAGTATCTCACCGACGACGGCGAAGTCGCGACGACCACGCCCGGACAGGCGAACCTCAACAGCCAATCGAACGGACAAAACACCATCGGTCCGATGAGTTACGACGATTACGACCGCTGGGCACCGCTGGGGACGACATCATCGGGACAAAACTTGCTTACCCATATAGCCTACGGCGCGCAGACGTCACTGGTGATCGGGCTGCTCGCGATCGGCCTCGGCGGACTGATCGCAGTCACGATGTCGATGCTGACCGCCTACTACAAGGGACTCGTCGACGTCCTGACAGTGATCGCGAGCGACACGATCATCTCGATCCCGGCATTTCTGCTCGTGATGATGTTATCTGTCATCTTCAACCAGGGGAATCACCCGATCGCGGAACCGCTCAACGGCGGAGTCCTCCTCGGGCTGATCTTCGCGTTCGTCTACTGGCCGGGGATGTGGCGGACGATCCGCGGCCCGTCGTTACAGGTCGCCGAGGAGGAGTGGGTCGACGCCGCACGGAGCTACGGACAGTCACCGGTCAACACAATGCGTAAACACATGGCCCCGTACATTGCAGGGTATATAATGATCTACGGCTCTCTCCTGCTCGGTGGGATCATCATCTCCACGGCCGCGCTCTCGTTCCTCGGCCTGGGCATCGAAGGGTCGACCCCCGAATGGGGACGACTCGTCAGTGACGGGCGATCGTTCGTCGGTACGTCGTCGTGGCACGTTGCGACCATCCCGGGGCTGATGATCGTCCTCGTGGTCACCGCCTTCAACGCACTGGGTGATGGCCTCCGAGACGCGATCGATCCGGAGGCGGATACCGGCGGGACAGACGACACCGGTACTGCAGCAGCTGGAGGTGGTGGATAA
- a CDS encoding ABC transporter permease, producing MSRWRYFFKRLLLSVPVLFLVMTFIFALLRMGPIDPVAARLGPEASGAEAARMRERLGLNDPLWEQYLDFVTNFLTLDLGQSWVIYGDMEVTRVISFAGPPTLWLGFWAILLPLFIGIPLGFYAGLRPNSGGDYVASVSGILWQAMPNFWLSIILLAVLRKTKQGGWFGFDWYTFGPDIRSITGTPDLTFVTAAGIDWGTIASDIKLILPPALVLGSASMAAELRIGRTAILETINSNYVETAKAKGLTDRAIIWKHVFRNALIPLVPVITNEAFLLIGGSVIVEYIFNINGLGKIFFQATLQGDLPLAGALLFIFTLVIILLNIFQDLLYTIIDPRVGYER from the coding sequence ATGAGTCGGTGGAGATACTTCTTCAAGCGGCTCCTGCTCTCCGTGCCGGTCCTCTTTCTCGTAATGACGTTCATATTCGCACTATTACGGATGGGACCGATCGACCCCGTGGCCGCTCGACTCGGCCCCGAGGCGTCGGGAGCCGAGGCCGCGCGAATGCGCGAACGGCTCGGACTCAACGACCCGCTCTGGGAACAGTACCTTGACTTCGTGACGAACTTCCTGACCCTCGATCTGGGTCAGTCCTGGGTCATTTACGGCGACATGGAAGTGACTCGAGTCATTTCGTTTGCGGGTCCGCCGACGCTCTGGCTGGGGTTCTGGGCGATCCTGCTCCCGCTGTTCATCGGTATCCCGCTCGGGTTCTACGCCGGGCTGCGGCCCAACAGCGGGGGCGACTACGTCGCCTCCGTGAGCGGTATCCTCTGGCAGGCGATGCCGAACTTCTGGCTGAGCATCATCCTCCTCGCCGTCCTTCGCAAGACCAAACAGGGCGGCTGGTTCGGGTTCGATTGGTACACGTTCGGCCCGGATATCAGGAGCATCACGGGAACGCCCGATCTGACGTTCGTTACGGCGGCCGGTATCGACTGGGGGACGATCGCTAGTGATATCAAACTCATCCTTCCGCCGGCGCTGGTCCTCGGATCGGCTTCGATGGCCGCGGAACTCCGTATCGGACGGACCGCCATCCTCGAGACGATCAACTCGAACTACGTCGAGACGGCCAAAGCGAAGGGCTTGACGGACCGCGCCATCATCTGGAAACACGTCTTCAGAAACGCATTGATTCCGCTGGTGCCCGTCATCACGAACGAGGCGTTCCTGTTGATCGGTGGCTCGGTCATCGTCGAGTATATCTTCAACATCAACGGTCTCGGGAAGATCTTCTTCCAGGCGACGCTCCAGGGAGACCTGCCGCTTGCCGGGGCGTTACTGTTTATCTTCACGCTGGTCATCATCCTGTTGAACATCTTCCAGGACCTCCTGTACACGATCATCGATCCACGAGTGGGGTACGAACGATGA
- a CDS encoding ABC transporter substrate-binding protein — protein sequence MLALLGGSASVGLAGCSALLSDDEEDEETDYETTEHAEKAQEAWERIVNNPGPDAEETRTQAYIEIEEAVRDDMVLLPMYHSKGEFFWYDNVELPRLGALGRHHVKHNRTKVEGDSELNLINASFDELDPIMSTDTASGEVIVQLYDTLTNYPAGVAEVENQLLDSFETSDDGLTWTFTLKDGVQFHDGRDLTADDVKYSFRRLAESEYSERSNFVTSSTSGLGIVHETTDDGGVAPDSLAIDIVDDLTFEVTLQEPNPAVLDVLTHTGFAVVPEGLVGDIEGYDGEVSHDEFRTEMANGTGPFEFDEFNPGEDVRLVRNDNFYGTVASVESVHWEINEDPESKFTYAMEKNADFFEIPTSYYDPGLIDAETDDNNREFGTYGEFENGETTNYLAVPELGTYYFAFNVTNVPAPVRKAVAHVVNHEEFVNDILQNRGFEAFSFTPPTMWPTGADGYQDWKDEWPYGVNDMQRSEAKDLLEEAGFTEDDPFEMEATVYKSSPTFQDMADEIKRRLSGIGIDLKTKATEFSTLQDRGEDGDLEMYSLGWIWSWPDVAYGHFSFEPKNTDTSKMPNEATGYYLDWQANLEDES from the coding sequence ATGCTTGCTCTCCTCGGTGGCAGTGCATCGGTCGGACTGGCTGGGTGTTCGGCCCTCCTCAGCGACGACGAGGAAGACGAGGAAACCGACTACGAGACGACAGAACACGCTGAGAAAGCACAGGAGGCCTGGGAGCGCATCGTGAACAACCCGGGCCCCGACGCGGAAGAAACGCGTACTCAGGCGTACATCGAGATCGAGGAGGCCGTCCGGGACGACATGGTCTTGCTCCCGATGTACCACAGCAAGGGTGAATTCTTCTGGTACGACAACGTCGAGCTTCCCCGGCTCGGTGCCCTCGGCCGCCACCACGTGAAACACAACCGGACGAAAGTCGAGGGTGATTCGGAACTGAACCTGATCAACGCTTCCTTCGACGAGCTGGACCCGATCATGTCGACGGACACCGCGTCCGGCGAGGTCATCGTCCAGCTCTACGATACGCTGACCAACTACCCGGCCGGCGTCGCCGAGGTCGAGAATCAGCTGCTCGATTCCTTCGAGACGTCCGACGACGGGCTGACGTGGACGTTCACGCTCAAAGACGGCGTCCAGTTCCACGACGGACGGGACCTAACCGCCGACGACGTCAAGTACTCGTTCCGCCGGCTCGCCGAATCCGAGTACAGCGAACGATCGAACTTCGTTACCAGCTCGACGAGCGGTCTCGGTATCGTACACGAGACGACCGACGACGGCGGTGTGGCTCCTGACTCGTTGGCGATCGACATCGTCGACGACCTCACGTTCGAGGTCACCCTTCAAGAGCCGAATCCGGCCGTACTGGACGTCCTCACGCACACCGGATTCGCCGTCGTTCCGGAGGGTCTCGTCGGCGACATTGAGGGCTATGACGGCGAGGTCAGCCACGACGAGTTCCGTACCGAGATGGCCAACGGGACCGGGCCGTTCGAGTTCGACGAGTTCAACCCCGGAGAAGACGTTCGGCTCGTCCGCAACGACAACTTCTACGGGACCGTCGCGAGCGTCGAATCCGTCCACTGGGAGATCAACGAGGACCCAGAATCGAAGTTCACCTACGCGATGGAGAAAAACGCCGACTTCTTCGAGATTCCGACCTCGTACTACGATCCCGGCCTCATCGACGCCGAGACCGACGACAACAACCGGGAGTTCGGTACGTACGGGGAGTTCGAGAACGGCGAGACCACGAACTACCTCGCGGTCCCCGAACTCGGCACGTACTATTTCGCGTTCAACGTCACGAACGTCCCCGCACCCGTTCGAAAGGCAGTCGCGCACGTCGTGAACCACGAGGAGTTCGTCAACGATATCCTCCAGAACCGCGGCTTCGAGGCGTTCAGCTTCACGCCGCCGACGATGTGGCCGACCGGAGCGGACGGCTATCAGGACTGGAAAGACGAGTGGCCCTACGGCGTCAACGACATGCAACGCAGCGAAGCGAAAGACCTCCTCGAGGAGGCCGGCTTCACCGAAGACGATCCGTTCGAGATGGAAGCGACCGTCTACAAGTCCAGTCCGACGTTCCAGGACATGGCCGACGAGATCAAACGCAGGCTCTCCGGGATCGGCATCGACCTCAAGACCAAGGCGACGGAGTTCTCGACGCTCCAGGACCGCGGTGAGGACGGCGATCTCGAGATGTACTCGCTCGGCTGGATCTGGAGTTGGCCGGACGTCGCGTACGGCCACTTCAGCTTCGAGCCGAAGAACACCGATACGTCGAAGATGCCGAACGAAGCGACCGGCTACTACCTCGACTGGCAGGCGAACCTCGAAGACGAGTCCTAA
- the hpt gene encoding hypoxanthine/guanine phosphoribosyltransferase yields the protein MDQLKQSLLEAPIIEKNGYHYFVHPISDGVPKLDPTLLREIVIRIIRKAQLEEVDRIVTPAAMGIHISTAVSLMTDIPLTVIRKRQYGLDDEVAISQKTGYSENEMYINDVREGERVLVLDDVLSTGGTLAAVLDALDGIGAEVIDTVAVIKKVGGENKVDDAGYDVKTLINVDVIDGEVVIIDEEGDN from the coding sequence ATGGATCAACTCAAGCAGTCCCTGCTCGAGGCTCCGATCATCGAGAAGAACGGCTATCACTACTTCGTCCATCCGATCAGCGACGGGGTCCCCAAGCTCGACCCGACCCTACTGCGCGAAATCGTCATCCGGATCATCCGGAAGGCCCAGCTCGAGGAGGTCGACCGGATCGTCACCCCGGCCGCGATGGGCATTCACATCTCCACCGCGGTCTCGCTGATGACCGACATCCCGCTGACCGTGATCCGCAAGCGACAGTACGGCCTCGACGACGAGGTCGCGATCTCCCAGAAGACCGGCTACTCGGAGAACGAGATGTACATCAACGACGTCCGGGAGGGCGAGCGGGTGCTGGTCCTCGACGACGTTCTCTCGACGGGCGGGACCCTTGCAGCGGTACTGGATGCCCTCGACGGGATCGGCGCGGAGGTCATCGATACGGTCGCGGTCATCAAGAAGGTCGGCGGCGAGAACAAGGTCGACGACGCGGGCTACGACGTCAAGACGCTGATCAACGTCGACGTCATCGACGGCGAAGTCGTCATCATCGACGAAGAGGGCGACAACTGA
- a CDS encoding DUF7344 domain-containing protein, with protein sequence MITVAQQQRPPDADADEADGGENDESDEVDDQLTKGEIFEVLRNQRRRYVLQFLKQDDRPVELGDLAQQIAAWEYETTLEGVTPEQRKRVYTTLQQTHLPKMDTSGILEFDSDRGVIEPTERTRDISVYLEIVPGREFAWRELYLSLGAISCALVAALWLEIYPLTALSNLAWTAIIAVTVTVTAVAHIYHERNMRLGHGEQPPELSYGEQ encoded by the coding sequence GTGATCACGGTGGCCCAACAACAACGTCCGCCGGACGCCGACGCTGACGAGGCCGATGGCGGCGAGAATGACGAGAGTGACGAGGTCGACGACCAACTCACCAAGGGAGAAATCTTCGAAGTACTGCGCAATCAGCGACGGCGGTACGTCCTCCAGTTTCTCAAACAGGACGACCGTCCCGTCGAACTCGGCGACCTCGCCCAGCAGATCGCCGCCTGGGAGTACGAGACGACCCTCGAGGGGGTTACCCCCGAACAGCGAAAGCGGGTCTATACGACGCTGCAACAGACACACCTCCCGAAGATGGACACGTCGGGTATCCTCGAGTTCGACTCCGATCGGGGCGTTATTGAGCCGACCGAACGAACCCGGGACATCAGCGTCTACCTCGAGATCGTTCCTGGCCGGGAGTTCGCCTGGCGGGAGCTGTACCTCTCGCTCGGTGCGATCAGCTGTGCGCTGGTCGCCGCGCTCTGGCTGGAGATCTATCCGTTGACCGCCCTCTCGAACCTCGCCTGGACGGCTATCATCGCCGTGACGGTGACGGTCACCGCCGTCGCACACATCTATCACGAACGCAACATGCGGCTCGGCCACGGCGAGCAGCCACCCGAACTCAGCTACGGCGAGCAGTAA
- the coaBC gene encoding bifunctional phosphopantothenoylcysteine decarboxylase/phosphopantothenate--cysteine ligase CoaBC, giving the protein MLEGVNVALGVTGSIAAVKTVELAHELRRRGATVRGVMTDSAQGIVHPWAVEFATENDVVTEITGSVEHVDLCGYDGWADVFLIAPATANTVGKIAGAVDDTPVTTCATTALGADTPVVIAPAMHEPMYDHPGVLEAIDTVSGWGVEFVDPRLEEGKAKIASEEAIVCDVARAAGDRPLEGASVVVTSGATSESIDPVRIITNRSSGKMGRAVAKACYVRGADVTLVHDGPEVPYADVRDVESAAEMLAATRAACEDADAMVSAAAIGDYTVAESDEKIRSGQELTLDLEPTPKLIDEIRAEFPELPIVGFKTETSGDEEAMIEQARTTLERAGLAFVVANDASVMGKDRTRALLVHAGDAARYEGTKAGLGGEIAESIAAVLGADETSK; this is encoded by the coding sequence ATGCTCGAGGGAGTCAACGTCGCGCTCGGGGTGACGGGATCGATCGCGGCCGTCAAGACGGTCGAACTCGCCCACGAGTTGCGACGCCGGGGGGCGACGGTTCGCGGCGTGATGACTGACAGCGCACAGGGGATCGTCCACCCCTGGGCCGTCGAGTTCGCCACCGAGAACGACGTCGTCACCGAGATTACGGGTAGCGTCGAACACGTCGATCTCTGTGGGTACGACGGCTGGGCCGACGTCTTCCTGATCGCGCCCGCCACCGCGAACACGGTCGGCAAAATTGCGGGGGCCGTCGACGACACCCCGGTCACGACCTGTGCGACGACCGCGCTCGGAGCCGACACTCCGGTCGTGATCGCGCCCGCGATGCACGAACCGATGTACGACCACCCCGGCGTCCTCGAGGCCATCGACACCGTTTCCGGGTGGGGCGTCGAGTTCGTCGATCCGCGTCTCGAGGAGGGGAAGGCCAAGATCGCCAGCGAGGAGGCGATCGTCTGTGACGTCGCCCGCGCGGCCGGCGATCGCCCCCTCGAGGGTGCGTCAGTCGTCGTCACCAGCGGCGCGACCAGCGAGTCGATCGATCCCGTCCGGATCATCACGAACCGCTCGTCGGGCAAGATGGGCCGGGCGGTCGCGAAAGCCTGCTACGTTCGCGGTGCGGACGTGACGCTGGTCCACGACGGTCCCGAGGTACCATACGCCGACGTTCGCGATGTCGAGAGCGCCGCGGAGATGCTCGCGGCGACGCGGGCGGCCTGCGAGGACGCCGACGCGATGGTGTCGGCGGCCGCCATCGGCGACTACACCGTCGCGGAAAGCGACGAAAAGATCCGCTCAGGTCAGGAGTTGACCCTCGACCTCGAGCCGACGCCGAAGCTCATCGACGAGATCCGCGCCGAGTTCCCGGAGTTGCCGATCGTCGGCTTCAAGACCGAGACCTCCGGCGACGAGGAAGCGATGATCGAGCAGGCCCGGACGACCCTCGAGCGGGCGGGGCTGGCCTTCGTCGTCGCTAACGACGCGAGCGTAATGGGCAAGGACCGGACGAGAGCGCTGCTGGTCCACGCCGGCGACGCCGCCCGCTACGAGGGGACAAAGGCTGGGCTGGGCGGTGAGATCGCCGAGTCGATCGCGGCGGTACTGGGTGCGGACGAGACATCGAAGTAA